The Zestosphaera sp. genome includes a window with the following:
- a CDS encoding AroM family protein, protein MRVGLLTIGQSPRVDVLKDLSKLMPEYIEIIEAGALDDYDEEYIKDRLSPAPEDVVYVSRLRTGTEVKISKSKIIPLMQKKVDYLNSVRVDLIAILCTGEFPEFTSKVPVIYPEKVLKGLASSLGLRGKVGVLIPDQSQVGYAESKWREFFDDVIVHPASPYKSTQEDFVKVAERLRLEGVTLVVMDCIGYTVEHKNLVRDIVKKPVIASRTILARTLAELLG, encoded by the coding sequence ATGCGAGTTGGTCTTCTGACAATAGGTCAATCACCTAGAGTAGATGTTCTCAAGGATCTAAGTAAACTGATGCCCGAGTATATCGAGATCATTGAAGCGGGAGCTCTCGATGACTACGATGAAGAATACATTAAGGATAGATTATCTCCAGCGCCTGAGGATGTAGTATACGTGAGCAGATTACGTACAGGGACTGAGGTCAAGATCTCAAAAAGTAAAATCATACCTCTGATGCAAAAGAAAGTGGATTATCTAAACTCAGTGAGAGTTGATCTGATAGCTATTCTGTGCACAGGAGAGTTTCCTGAGTTCACTTCGAAAGTACCGGTAATCTACCCTGAGAAAGTTTTGAAAGGCTTGGCTTCAAGCCTGGGGCTTCGAGGTAAGGTGGGCGTGCTAATACCAGACCAGAGTCAAGTAGGCTACGCGGAGAGTAAGTGGCGTGAATTCTTTGATGATGTAATAGTCCATCCCGCATCACCCTACAAGTCCACGCAGGAAGATTTCGTTAAAGTGGCTGAAAGACTGCGCTTAGAGGGCGTGACGTTGGTAGTCATGGATTGCATAGGCTATACTGTAGAGCATAAGAATTTGGTTCGAGACATTGTCAAGAAACCAGTTATAGCGTCTAGGACTATCTTAGCTAGAACGCTGGCAGAGTTATTGGGCTAG